In Fragaria vesca subsp. vesca linkage group LG5, FraVesHawaii_1.0, whole genome shotgun sequence, the genomic stretch CCCATATAGATAAAAATAAAAAATAAATAAAAGGAAGAAGAAGAAGAACACATCCTTGTGTCAGCTTTGAGATAGGGAAGAGATTCATCATCAACCCATATAGGTAAAAAAAGAGAAGAGATTTTATGGGTAGTGAGTTGAAAGGGATTCACCAAGAAAAGTGAAGAAGAAGAAGAACAATCAAATTCCTGTGAAACTGAATCAATTTAACTTTTGAATTAAAGTTCCCCATCTCAACATGTCAGTTGTAATGAGTCATTGAAAGTTAGTCATGTCTAATGGCCATCAGGCCATCCAATCAAAATCCAATTATGATTTGATAATCTGACCTTTCCAAGTGAAATTGAATTAACAACGATAGTAATGATATTATGATAATAGTGATGATAAAAAGCTAGCCATATCTGTTGCTTCAAAATACAACAACGCGGTACATATTTGAGATGGCTGAAGAAATAGACCCCAAAATACATAAATTTAGTGCAAGATAGACTCTGTCATCGCCAGAGGTTTGAAAGTTTTGATAATCATCCATACAGGTTGTGCCTTATTGCTTTAACACATAAGGCTACAACTACAATAACGTTATATGTATTGGTGACATCTTAAACGCACTTCAGCCCCATATATTCTAGAGTGATTTGAAGTTCCAAGACAAATCAAAAGAACAAATGACACTGCGATGCTGCCTACTCAAACCATATATTTAACATCATAATCAACATAAAAATACTGCTTCCTATTCACAACAATAGCAGCTGAAGAGGGAAGGCAAAGGAACAAAAAAAAAACTTATTACTTCTTCTTCAGTAAAAGAGGTTGAGCAGGCAAAGAAGTGAAAGAATTGACAACTCCAATGTCTCAAAAGTTGAAGTTATCATTGATCATAACAAACTTTCTCAACTCTGGCAATGAATATTATAAAACGCAAACTAATAGTCAAAGCATTATAACTTTCTAACGGCCGTAAAAAGCTATATCCAATGTCAAGTGAAGTTCACAATCCTTAATACAGTCGATTCTTCAATAATCTTTCGAGTGTCAGTCATTATAATGCTACTGTTACGAATCATTAAACAAACAATATCAAAAATATTATTTATGACACAGGTAAAAAGCAAGCAAAACTAAAGCACAGGTCGTGTTCTGGTGAAACTTGCCTGAAAAGGCCGCAACAAGACCCTCAGCTTCCTGACTCCAGTTAAATCCATGAATAGCTTCATACACACCCACATAGTCCCGCACCCAGAGCTTCTGACCAATTCTCCAAGCAGCCTGCACTTCGCGATTGTTCTCCTTGACCGCAGAAGGCATAGACTTCCAAAGAAATCTCATACTGTTACTGCATTATCACCACACACAATCGAAACTCTAACCAACACCGAAATATACACCAGGAGATACCGGAAAAGCCACACTAATTCCAATTAGAAAAACAAAATAGCCAAGCTAAAACTTAAAGGTTTGGTTTCATCAAATATCGTAAAGCACAGAGGTCTAGGGTTTGAGAGCTGAAGCTGTAAATCTCCAAAATTACAAAGCGATTACTATTGAAAACTGGAAAGAGAATCGAAATTAACATACATATCGCCGGCGTAAATGTGACCGAGAAGATGAATGGCGTAAGGCCAGTCCTCCTGGAAAGAGACGCCCTCCGCTGCGACCTGTACCATCAGAAAGATTGAGAGAGAGAGGTTCGAATGAGAATCCAAGCAAAACGAAGAAAAAAAATTGGGGGATGATTTAGGGTTTGAGAGCGAAATCGGAACCTGAAGCATGATATCGTCACAGATATCGGCGATCCTTTCATACGATTTGGAGGCCAAGGCCGAGGAGAGGGGAGAGAAATCCATCGCTGCTCTTCTTCTCACTATATTTCTTCTCAGTAAACTTGTGCAAAGTTTTTTTTTTTTTTTTTGTAATAACTTGTGCAAAGTTTAGTATTGCAGATATTCATATATAAATAATAAAAAATTCACACGTCTTTTCTTAATGTTTTTTTCATTACGGATTACCTATTTTAACCCTTTCCAACTCTGCCACTCTTTTCCCACCAGCCCGCAGGTAATGTCGAGCTCTTGTACCACTTAGAGCAAGTCCACCCTCTAGGTCTTTGTTGGGAAG encodes the following:
- the LOC101293788 gene encoding COP9 signalosome complex subunit 8-like → MDFSPLSSALASKSYERIADICDDIMLQVAAEGVSFQEDWPYAIHLLGHIYAGDINSMRFLWKSMPSAVKENNREVQAAWRIGQKLWVRDYVGVYEAIHGFNWSQEAEGLVAAFSDLYTKKMFQLLQSAYSTISIQDTSLFLNMNDDDVKNYVQQQGWIVDPASQMITVKKQPIVTEQKLNPSKLQNLTEYVFHLEH